The Cervus elaphus chromosome 32, mCerEla1.1, whole genome shotgun sequence genome window below encodes:
- the LOC122687812 gene encoding beta-defensin 103A-like, with product MRVYYLLFEFLFLFLLPVPGNSGIISGFQKDYCKRRSGRCALIGCLPNEEQIGRCALSGRKCFQKKK from the exons ATGAGGGTCTACTACCTTCTCTTTGAGTTCCTCTTCTTGTTCTTGCTGCCTGTTCCAG GCAATAGCGGAATCATAAGCGGGTTTCAAAAGGATTATTGCAAAAGAAGAAGCGGCCGGTGTGCTCTGATTGGCTGCCTTCCAAATGAGGAACAGATAGGCCGCTGTGCCCTGAGTGGCCGAAAatgcttccagaaaaagaaatga